The following coding sequences are from one Leptolyngbya sp. NIES-3755 window:
- a CDS encoding CheA signal transduction histidine kinases (similar to AA sequence:cyanobase_aa:LBDG_50360), protein MSNEKEQEIRRQFLDEAQEYMTSLETSILELSQGLHAPTINAALRVAHSLKGGAAMMGFRLLSDLAHQLEDALKVLKVSSPIVIDPETNHLLLLSVSCLYQIIGFERYGEPINPTWISKEVEPIFTELRSRLGEPQGETAASVLSIDNHQDLVPLLFETEVEEALQRLEELLATPNQSGLKDEATLLAQELGGLGEMLQLQDFTQLCDSIEQSLLTAPHSLISDVTRTALQTWRRTQALILTGQLDQIPTEIDPIEVTQTVSTQVVQTMTATNAIEEDSNTTVRVSVRQLNRIQDLFGELTIDRNGLDLNLKRLRNLTRQLSQRLQTLQQVNYKLRTVYDRVAMPQPIMSGRSLSTVLSPSSEFDILEMDRYTDLHSLSQQVIETIVQLQEVTEDLGISLDDTDQSARNLNKTSKQLQSGFTRLRMRPFAELVDRFPRALQEWCNEYGKAVRLNIEGEAVLLDRNILETLQDPLLHLLRNAFDHGIEDPQLRLECGKSVEGLIEIRAAQQGNRTVITVQDDGEGIAIDKIRDRAADIGLDPALLASASEAELLSLIFEPGFSTSSQVTELSGRGVGMDVVRTHLQQVRGEITINTQIGVGTTFTLSVPATLSTVRVVLAESNGVLLALPSESIAEVILFEPETVIPTGVGEAIEYQGQPVSLIRLQHKLHFNCIRTRHNYETPPMLESDSVVLIRQGLQLTALQVDRCWTDQEVTVRSMSSFLPLPPGYNGCAILGDGRVVPLVNVPEFLHEITAPPKVQPSLPALLSAATSVSLPTIPSILVVDDSINVRRFLALTLSKSGYQVEQAKDGQDAIEQLEAGLAVQAIVCDIEMPRLDGFGLLTKLKANHKLNHIPVTMLTSRSGDKHRQLATQLGANAYFPKPYNEQALLQTLERLIRES, encoded by the coding sequence ATGTCAAATGAAAAAGAACAGGAAATCCGGCGACAGTTTCTAGACGAAGCTCAGGAGTACATGACCAGCTTAGAGACTTCGATTCTAGAACTCTCTCAAGGACTTCACGCACCGACCATCAATGCAGCCCTCAGAGTAGCACACTCGCTCAAAGGTGGAGCCGCGATGATGGGATTCAGGCTCTTGAGCGATCTGGCACATCAGCTAGAAGATGCCCTTAAAGTGCTCAAAGTTAGTAGCCCGATCGTGATTGATCCTGAAACCAATCATTTATTGCTGCTCTCTGTGAGTTGTCTGTATCAAATCATTGGGTTTGAGCGCTACGGAGAACCGATCAATCCGACCTGGATTAGCAAAGAAGTCGAACCGATTTTTACAGAACTACGATCGCGTCTCGGTGAACCTCAAGGAGAAACAGCCGCTTCTGTGTTGTCGATCGACAATCATCAAGATCTCGTTCCTCTACTGTTTGAAACCGAAGTCGAAGAAGCTCTTCAACGCCTGGAAGAACTCTTAGCAACTCCGAATCAATCCGGTTTGAAAGACGAAGCCACTTTACTCGCTCAAGAACTCGGTGGACTCGGTGAGATGCTACAACTGCAAGATTTCACCCAGCTTTGCGACTCGATCGAACAATCGCTCTTAACTGCTCCCCATTCTCTAATTTCAGATGTAACGCGAACTGCCTTGCAAACGTGGCGACGTACTCAAGCATTGATTCTGACTGGACAGCTTGATCAAATTCCGACTGAGATTGATCCGATTGAAGTGACCCAAACAGTTTCGACACAAGTGGTACAAACCATGACTGCGACGAATGCGATCGAGGAAGATTCAAACACGACCGTTCGCGTTTCAGTGCGCCAACTCAATCGCATTCAAGATCTGTTTGGCGAATTAACCATCGATCGCAATGGTTTAGATCTCAATCTCAAACGGTTGCGGAATCTAACTCGTCAATTGTCTCAGCGGCTTCAAACCTTGCAGCAAGTGAACTATAAGCTGAGAACGGTTTACGATCGAGTCGCAATGCCGCAACCGATCATGAGTGGTCGATCGCTCTCCACTGTTCTATCCCCGTCTAGTGAGTTCGATATTCTAGAGATGGATCGATACACGGATCTTCATTCTCTTTCACAGCAAGTGATCGAAACGATTGTTCAGTTGCAAGAAGTCACAGAAGATTTAGGCATTAGCTTAGACGATACGGATCAAAGTGCCAGAAACTTGAACAAAACATCTAAGCAACTGCAATCGGGTTTCACGCGCTTGAGAATGCGACCGTTTGCAGAATTAGTCGATCGCTTTCCACGTGCCTTACAAGAGTGGTGTAATGAATACGGGAAAGCAGTTCGATTGAACATTGAAGGAGAAGCGGTTTTACTCGATCGTAATATTCTCGAAACGCTTCAAGATCCCTTGCTTCATCTATTGCGGAATGCGTTTGATCATGGCATTGAAGATCCTCAACTGCGTCTGGAATGTGGCAAGTCTGTTGAAGGATTGATCGAAATTCGAGCCGCACAGCAAGGCAATCGAACGGTCATCACAGTGCAAGACGATGGAGAAGGAATCGCGATCGACAAAATCCGCGATCGAGCAGCAGACATCGGACTCGATCCTGCTTTGTTAGCGTCTGCCAGTGAAGCCGAATTGTTATCCCTCATCTTTGAGCCTGGATTTAGTACCAGCAGTCAAGTGACTGAACTCTCCGGTCGCGGAGTCGGCATGGATGTGGTTCGCACTCATCTCCAGCAAGTTCGCGGTGAGATTACGATCAATACTCAAATCGGAGTTGGAACAACGTTTACACTCTCTGTTCCTGCAACCCTTTCAACTGTCCGGGTTGTGTTAGCAGAAAGCAATGGGGTGTTACTCGCTTTGCCGAGTGAATCGATCGCAGAAGTGATCCTGTTCGAGCCTGAGACGGTCATTCCAACGGGAGTCGGAGAAGCGATCGAGTATCAAGGTCAGCCCGTTTCCCTGATTCGATTGCAACATAAACTGCACTTCAACTGCATTCGGACAAGACATAACTATGAAACGCCGCCCATGCTGGAATCCGATAGCGTGGTGCTGATTCGACAAGGCTTGCAACTGACTGCCCTACAAGTCGATCGCTGTTGGACAGATCAAGAAGTCACCGTACGATCGATGTCGAGTTTCCTACCGTTACCTCCGGGTTACAATGGCTGTGCAATCTTAGGAGATGGGCGAGTTGTTCCTTTAGTCAATGTGCCAGAATTCTTGCACGAAATTACCGCTCCACCCAAGGTTCAGCCCTCTTTACCTGCATTACTCAGTGCTGCAACGAGCGTTTCACTTCCAACAATTCCGAGTATTCTGGTCGTCGATGATTCGATCAATGTGCGGCGCTTTTTAGCTCTAACCTTGTCGAAATCGGGCTATCAAGTTGAACAAGCCAAAGATGGACAGGATGCGATCGAACAACTCGAAGCAGGATTGGCAGTGCAAGCGATCGTCTGTGATATTGAAATGCCCCGATTAGATGGGTTCGGATTGTTGACGAAGCTAAAAGCCAATCACAAGCTGAATCACATTCCGGTCACAATGTTAACCTCTCGCAGTGGAGATAAACATCGACAGCTTGCAACCCAATTGGGAGCTAATGCTTATTTTCCTAAGCCTTATAACGAACAAGCTTTGCTCCAAACTTTAGAGCGCTTGATTCGTGAGAGCTAA
- a CDS encoding di-haem cytochrome c peroxidase (similar to AA sequence:cyanobase_aa:LBDG_44070): MKRWLNLAIITVLSFCLALGLSAAFSKSDAASTYNWQLPAWTPPPIVPPNNPMSAAKVELGRHLFYEKRLSVTGEFSCATCHDQSRAFTEKKSVSIGATGEAHPRNSMSLANVAYNSVLTWANPLMTDLETQLLVPLFGEHPVEMGMAGKETEIIQMLKADPKYKALFTKAFGTEEISINTMAKAIASFERSFVSFNSPYDQYRYGGNDRAISNAAKRGEALFESERLECFHCHGGINFSDSIKHSRLAFQEIAFHNTGLYNLDGKGAYPPNNTGVKEITLKPSDMGRFKAPTLRNIALTAPYMHDGSIPTLEKVIEHYEAGGRTIHAGQWAGVGSQNPLKSSFVKGFKLSDREKQDLLAFLRSLTDQSFVQNPVFSDPSRAEP; the protein is encoded by the coding sequence ATGAAACGCTGGTTGAACCTTGCAATTATCACGGTTCTCTCATTTTGTCTTGCTCTAGGTCTGAGTGCTGCATTTTCCAAAAGCGATGCAGCCTCAACTTACAATTGGCAGTTACCCGCTTGGACACCTCCGCCGATCGTGCCTCCTAACAATCCAATGAGCGCTGCCAAAGTGGAACTCGGACGGCATCTATTTTATGAAAAGCGGCTTTCCGTCACAGGTGAATTTTCTTGTGCAACCTGTCATGATCAGTCTCGCGCCTTTACTGAGAAGAAATCAGTGTCGATCGGGGCAACCGGAGAGGCACATCCCCGAAATTCGATGAGTTTGGCGAATGTTGCTTACAATTCGGTGCTGACTTGGGCAAATCCATTGATGACTGATTTGGAAACTCAGTTGCTTGTCCCTTTGTTTGGAGAGCATCCCGTTGAAATGGGCATGGCAGGCAAAGAGACAGAAATCATTCAGATGTTAAAGGCTGATCCGAAATACAAAGCGCTCTTTACTAAAGCATTTGGAACTGAGGAAATTAGCATCAATACCATGGCGAAAGCGATCGCATCTTTTGAGCGATCGTTCGTTTCATTCAACTCGCCTTACGATCAATACCGATATGGTGGGAACGATCGGGCAATTTCCAATGCCGCAAAACGCGGTGAAGCGCTCTTTGAAAGTGAACGGCTCGAATGCTTTCACTGTCACGGTGGCATCAATTTTTCAGATTCGATCAAGCATTCCCGTCTCGCTTTCCAAGAGATTGCGTTTCACAATACCGGACTCTACAATCTTGATGGCAAAGGGGCTTATCCACCAAACAATACTGGAGTCAAAGAAATCACGCTCAAACCTTCAGATATGGGACGCTTCAAAGCTCCTACTCTGAGAAATATTGCGTTAACGGCTCCTTATATGCACGATGGCAGCATTCCAACGCTTGAAAAAGTCATTGAGCATTATGAAGCAGGAGGACGCACGATTCATGCTGGACAATGGGCAGGTGTCGGCAGTCAAAATCCGCTGAAAAGTTCGTTTGTGAAAGGGTTTAAATTGAGCGATCGAGAAAAACAAGACCTCCTGGCTTTTCTTCGCAGTCTGACTGATCAGTCATTCGTTCAAAATCCTGTCTTTAGCGATCCAAGCCGCGCCGAGCCTTAA
- a CDS encoding methyl-accepting chemotaxis sensory transducer with phytochrome sensor (similar to AA sequence:cyanobase_aa:LBDG_50350), translating into MVDQLSSPNSKRIITPPSYRATDPIRPPAPSSVHHWLDRMSLRQKTAVAAIVLSTVPIAAMGLASYFFANQAITQQVTGAQQLAATRLSDLISRYMAQRYADIQVLANFPMLTEATIRNPAVLAERNVALDRIAQSYGQYSEIALFDVEGNSIIQTSDRTLPNQSNQDYFREAVRANRAAFSQPTVTADGKGSQVYLTAPVRDSQTGRTIAIIRATLPLEKLADQLVTYTLIGREYSIVDPNTNRVILSSRPERLNQEAPVLFPEFSQMKSNAQVNTRSLTQGRDQFIFTYSPWTKLDNLPDLNWQLMLGNNAENAFRARRTLLLVLGASTVIAAAFVAWIAMVLANRLTRRIVSVAKAVQRIGQGQLDTRLRVIGDDEITLLGSNINYMAGQLQKLIFEQTQTSQNLQRLNEATFNIRKTLDANLIMQSGVNEVRKLIDVDRAIVYLFDETWQGRIVAESVGLEFPAALGTHINDPCFPERFIEKYRNGHVQTIPNVQDADLDPCYRGQLEAFQVKANIIAPMVVEGNLIGLLVGHHCTGPHYWESWEVNLFTQIAVHLGNALEQVKLTEQRQRVNRIQALAEERQQTQETLQSQLLQLLRHVERAAMGDLTVRADVTTGQIGTVADFFNSIVENLQHLVGQVKEASLQVNSSLGHHEYAVRDLAQDALKQAEETSATLDSVQQMMQSIEKVAHSAQKAAEVSRSASMTAERGGIAMDLTVQQILGLRNTIGDTAKKVKRLGESSQQISKAVSLINQITVQTNLLAINAGIEAARAGDESQGFAAIAEEVAALAARAADATHEIEQLVADIQRETSDVVEAMEEGTTQVVEGTKFVENAKQSLEQIVAVSHQIDQLVQSISVATVSQVETSHTITNLMQDIAEIAERTSESSIEVSNSLRQTVDIAQELQQSVGTFKVN; encoded by the coding sequence ATGGTTGATCAATTATCTTCACCGAATTCCAAACGGATTATTACCCCGCCAAGCTATCGTGCCACTGATCCGATTCGTCCGCCTGCTCCTTCATCTGTCCATCATTGGCTCGATCGCATGAGTTTACGCCAAAAGACGGCGGTTGCCGCTATCGTTCTCAGCACCGTTCCGATCGCGGCAATGGGACTTGCCAGCTACTTTTTCGCCAATCAAGCGATTACCCAACAGGTCACAGGTGCTCAACAGTTAGCCGCCACTCGCCTCAGTGATTTGATCAGTCGCTACATGGCACAACGCTACGCAGATATCCAAGTGTTAGCGAACTTTCCGATGCTAACTGAGGCAACGATTCGCAATCCTGCGGTGCTGGCTGAAAGAAATGTTGCGCTCGATCGAATTGCTCAATCGTATGGGCAATACAGTGAAATTGCGCTGTTTGATGTAGAAGGCAATTCGATCATCCAAACCAGCGATCGCACTCTTCCCAATCAGTCGAATCAAGACTACTTCAGAGAAGCTGTACGAGCCAATCGAGCCGCTTTTAGTCAACCGACTGTCACCGCAGATGGCAAAGGTTCTCAAGTCTATCTCACGGCTCCGGTTCGGGATAGTCAAACGGGAAGAACGATCGCCATCATTCGAGCAACTTTACCGCTTGAAAAACTTGCCGATCAGCTTGTAACCTACACTTTGATTGGGCGCGAGTACAGCATTGTTGATCCCAATACGAATCGAGTCATTCTCAGTTCTCGCCCGGAGCGATTAAACCAAGAAGCGCCCGTCTTGTTCCCTGAATTTTCACAGATGAAGTCCAACGCGCAAGTGAATACGCGATCGCTGACTCAAGGACGCGATCAGTTTATCTTCACGTACAGTCCTTGGACGAAGTTAGACAATTTACCCGACCTCAACTGGCAATTAATGTTAGGCAACAATGCCGAAAACGCTTTCCGAGCAAGACGAACTCTGTTACTGGTCTTGGGAGCGAGTACTGTGATTGCAGCCGCATTCGTGGCTTGGATTGCAATGGTATTAGCAAATCGATTGACCCGGCGAATTGTATCCGTTGCGAAAGCCGTCCAGCGAATTGGTCAGGGACAGCTTGATACTCGACTCAGAGTGATTGGAGATGATGAAATCACCCTGTTAGGTAGCAACATTAACTACATGGCAGGACAGCTACAAAAGCTGATCTTTGAACAAACTCAAACTTCGCAGAACTTACAGCGATTGAATGAGGCAACGTTCAACATTCGGAAAACGCTCGATGCCAACTTGATCATGCAGTCCGGTGTGAATGAAGTTCGGAAACTGATTGATGTCGATCGAGCGATCGTCTATCTGTTCGATGAAACTTGGCAGGGTCGAATTGTCGCTGAGTCAGTGGGTTTAGAATTTCCAGCCGCACTCGGAACTCACATCAATGATCCCTGTTTCCCAGAGCGGTTTATTGAGAAGTATCGCAATGGTCATGTCCAAACGATTCCAAACGTTCAAGATGCAGATCTTGATCCTTGCTACCGTGGACAGCTTGAAGCCTTCCAAGTCAAAGCGAACATCATTGCACCGATGGTGGTTGAAGGAAACTTAATTGGATTGCTGGTGGGACATCATTGCACAGGTCCGCACTACTGGGAATCCTGGGAAGTGAACTTGTTTACTCAGATTGCCGTGCACTTAGGCAATGCGTTAGAGCAAGTAAAACTAACTGAGCAACGCCAACGAGTGAATCGCATTCAAGCCTTAGCAGAAGAACGTCAACAGACTCAAGAAACCTTGCAATCTCAACTGCTGCAACTATTACGCCACGTTGAACGCGCAGCAATGGGAGATTTAACCGTTCGGGCAGATGTTACGACCGGACAGATCGGAACCGTTGCAGATTTCTTTAATTCGATCGTGGAAAATCTCCAACATTTAGTCGGTCAAGTGAAGGAAGCCTCGCTGCAAGTGAATTCCTCACTCGGACACCATGAATATGCCGTGCGGGATTTGGCTCAAGATGCGTTGAAACAAGCGGAAGAGACTTCTGCCACACTGGATTCAGTTCAACAGATGATGCAATCGATCGAGAAAGTTGCCCATAGCGCTCAGAAAGCCGCAGAAGTCAGCCGGAGTGCATCAATGACCGCTGAGCGTGGCGGAATTGCAATGGATCTCACCGTTCAGCAAATTCTGGGACTGAGAAATACGATCGGAGATACCGCCAAAAAGGTTAAACGCTTAGGAGAATCTTCGCAGCAAATTTCTAAAGCGGTGTCATTGATCAATCAAATCACTGTGCAAACGAATTTGCTGGCGATCAATGCGGGGATTGAAGCAGCGCGGGCGGGAGATGAAAGTCAGGGGTTTGCAGCGATCGCGGAAGAAGTGGCAGCATTAGCGGCACGGGCGGCGGATGCAACTCATGAAATTGAACAGTTAGTCGCGGACATTCAGCGTGAAACCAGTGACGTGGTAGAAGCGATGGAGGAAGGCACAACCCAGGTGGTTGAGGGTACGAAATTTGTCGAGAACGCGAAACAGAGCCTAGAGCAAATCGTGGCGGTCTCTCACCAGATTGATCAATTAGTGCAGTCGATTTCGGTTGCAACCGTCTCTCAGGTAGAAACCTCACATACGATTACCAACTTAATGCAGGACATTGCTGAGATTGCGGAACGGACTTCAGAGTCCTCGATCGAGGTTTCCAATTCGCTGCGTCAAACGGTAGATATTGCTCAAGAGCTTCAACAATCGGTCGGAACCTTCAAAGTCAATTAA
- a CDS encoding hypothetical protein (hypothetical protein S7335_3931;~similar to AA sequence:cyanobase_aa:LBDG_18730) codes for MKETFFKWLNTALMWNLFFVLLCFGWFAIALLGRAAKFPLGLDLWLSLWTPVMQPALGILMAGALISGASSWVIKRLNPDG; via the coding sequence ATGAAAGAAACGTTTTTTAAGTGGCTCAATACCGCATTGATGTGGAATCTGTTTTTTGTGCTGTTGTGTTTTGGCTGGTTTGCGATCGCGCTCCTCGGTCGCGCTGCTAAATTTCCCCTCGGCTTAGATCTCTGGCTTTCTCTGTGGACCCCTGTGATGCAGCCTGCGTTGGGAATTTTGATGGCAGGGGCATTGATTAGCGGCGCGAGTAGTTGGGTAATCAAACGCCTCAACCCAGATGGATAA
- a CDS encoding response regulator receiver domain protein (similar to AA sequence:cyanobase_aa:LBDG_50320) has protein sequence MVKSYPSLHPHRLLLRLVHQRLTGCLQVETNLADWSIYFSEGELTFATSSLSPFERLDRHLGRLSQQVPLLGGAMRSQIRSLFDRKLPQSRISPDYQAILRLVEQQYLTVSQAQQLIKEVAQEVLTGFLMLYEGQSEVIERAKFDPYPELCRMELLPLLARNYQPARSTTKEVQFGASTTVIDRPIQAWIEVEPQNYKIVCIDDSPSILQAIQTHLDEQFQVVMIADPLKALMQIMRHKPDVILLDVGMPNLDGYELCAMLRRHPRFRETPVIMVTGHTGFIDRARAKLVGASGYLTKPFTRTELLDTIAKHIPVTAV, from the coding sequence ATGGTGAAATCTTATCCGAGCCTGCATCCGCATCGTTTACTGCTGCGACTGGTGCACCAACGGCTGACGGGATGCCTACAAGTTGAAACCAACCTGGCAGACTGGTCAATCTATTTCAGCGAGGGAGAATTAACCTTTGCCACCAGTTCGTTGTCTCCCTTCGAGCGGCTCGATCGACATTTGGGACGATTAAGCCAACAGGTTCCCTTATTGGGCGGTGCAATGCGATCGCAGATTCGATCCTTGTTCGATCGTAAACTGCCTCAAAGTCGAATCAGTCCGGACTATCAAGCGATTCTGCGATTAGTCGAACAGCAGTATCTTACGGTCAGTCAAGCTCAGCAATTAATCAAAGAAGTCGCTCAAGAAGTGCTGACCGGGTTCTTAATGCTGTATGAAGGTCAGTCCGAAGTGATTGAACGCGCCAAGTTTGATCCTTATCCCGAACTCTGCCGGATGGAACTCTTGCCATTGTTAGCAAGGAACTATCAGCCCGCTCGATCGACGACAAAGGAAGTACAGTTTGGTGCGTCCACAACCGTGATCGATCGACCGATTCAAGCCTGGATCGAGGTCGAACCCCAGAATTACAAAATTGTTTGTATTGATGATAGCCCCTCGATTTTGCAAGCCATTCAGACGCATTTAGATGAGCAATTTCAGGTGGTGATGATTGCTGATCCCCTCAAAGCTTTAATGCAAATTATGAGACACAAACCCGATGTGATCTTACTCGATGTCGGAATGCCCAATCTAGATGGATATGAGCTTTGTGCCATGTTACGACGGCATCCGAGATTCCGAGAAACACCTGTGATCATGGTGACAGGGCACACCGGATTTATCGATCGAGCAAGAGCCAAATTAGTTGGGGCATCGGGCTATCTAACCAAACCGTTTACGCGAACTGAACTGCTCGACACGATCGCGAAACATATTCCTGTGACTGCTGTTTGA
- a CDS encoding hypothetical protein (similar to AA sequence:cyanobase_aa:PCC7424_3884) — protein MTEPVRFNFTEINPSLGELGMMPYLPLTLAYQGRSIQQCGLLDTGASVNVLPYEVGLALGAVWEHQTVTVPLAGNLARSEARAILITALIDRLNPVNLVFAWTKARNAPLVLGHMNFFLEFDVCFYRTDLTFEIKARRGLDR, from the coding sequence ATGACCGAGCCAGTTAGATTTAACTTCACAGAGATCAATCCAAGTTTGGGCGAGTTAGGCATGATGCCCTATCTGCCGCTGACTTTAGCTTATCAAGGTCGATCAATTCAGCAATGCGGTTTGCTGGATACAGGTGCAAGTGTAAATGTTCTTCCTTACGAAGTTGGACTAGCGTTAGGAGCCGTTTGGGAGCATCAAACAGTGACAGTTCCTCTGGCGGGAAATTTGGCAAGATCTGAGGCACGAGCAATTTTGATCACTGCACTGATCGATCGATTGAATCCGGTGAACTTAGTTTTTGCTTGGACAAAGGCTCGGAATGCTCCGCTCGTTCTAGGACACATGAACTTTTTCTTAGAGTTCGATGTTTGCTTTTATCGTACTGATCTCACATTCGAGATTAAGGCTCGGCGCGGCTTGGATCGCTAA
- a CDS encoding unknown protein (similar to AA sequence:cyanobase_aa:MAE05290), whose amino-acid sequence MSIAELSSHLEQLSPIEKLQLIHLLTASLLRDNHLQPIDESGGLHNSFEAAAVLAKFLADSQPMIHDRAS is encoded by the coding sequence ATGAGCATTGCTGAACTATCGTCTCATCTAGAGCAGCTTAGCCCGATCGAAAAGCTTCAACTGATTCATTTGCTGACAGCAAGTTTGCTTCGGGACAATCACTTGCAGCCGATCGATGAATCAGGAGGACTGCATAACTCATTTGAAGCTGCGGCAGTTTTAGCGAAATTCCTTGCCGATTCACAACCAATGATTCATGACCGAGCCAGTTAG
- a CDS encoding hypothetical protein (hypothetical protein Ava_B0146;~similar to AA sequence:cyanobase_aa:LBDG_44060) — protein sequence MKLRLSILCSAFATLLSAPFAIAQSTQPVSIQFRGVVGDRPFECTSTYPLGSAATPVAPADFRFYISEVELINAQGKAVPVTLTQDNRWQHQNVALIDFENKTGMCTNGTVEMNDRIVGTVPKGNYKGVRFTLGVPFNLNHEDATIAPSPLNLTSLWWNWRGGYKFARIDFVPPMSGMKHDAPSQPAQDGTHSPSKQARESFAIHLGSTGCKANNNRQKPENCENPNTATITIDSFDPQKSVIVADLQSLLANTNLGQNQPNTAIGCMSEPQDKDCAGIMTSFGLPWNGQPARQSFFRVAQ from the coding sequence ATGAAGTTGCGACTCTCTATTCTATGTAGTGCATTTGCTACCCTCCTCTCGGCTCCTTTTGCGATCGCACAATCGACTCAGCCCGTATCCATCCAGTTTCGAGGCGTAGTCGGCGATCGACCTTTTGAATGTACTTCCACCTATCCACTCGGTTCAGCCGCAACTCCAGTCGCTCCCGCTGATTTTCGCTTCTACATTTCAGAAGTCGAACTGATCAACGCTCAAGGAAAAGCCGTTCCAGTCACACTTACTCAGGACAATCGCTGGCAGCACCAGAACGTTGCTCTGATTGATTTTGAAAACAAAACGGGAATGTGCACGAATGGAACGGTTGAAATGAATGATCGCATTGTTGGAACTGTTCCAAAAGGCAACTACAAAGGAGTTCGCTTCACTTTGGGAGTTCCGTTTAACCTAAATCATGAAGATGCTACGATCGCGCCTTCTCCCTTGAATCTGACTTCACTCTGGTGGAACTGGCGAGGCGGCTATAAATTTGCCCGAATTGATTTCGTTCCGCCGATGTCTGGAATGAAGCACGATGCACCGAGTCAACCCGCTCAGGACGGTACACATTCACCGAGTAAGCAAGCACGTGAAAGCTTTGCGATCCACTTGGGCAGCACCGGATGTAAAGCAAATAACAATCGGCAAAAACCAGAGAATTGTGAGAATCCCAACACTGCAACGATTACGATCGATAGTTTCGATCCGCAGAAAAGCGTCATTGTAGCGGATCTTCAATCGCTGTTAGCGAACACGAATCTAGGACAGAATCAGCCGAATACTGCGATCGGATGTATGTCTGAACCTCAGGATAAAGACTGTGCTGGAATCATGACGAGTTTCGGACTACCCTGGAATGGTCAGCCTGCTCGCCAATCCTTTTTCCGAGTCGCTCAATAG
- a CDS encoding hypothetical protein (hypothetical protein MC7420_1547;~similar to AA sequence:cyanobase_aa:LBDG_50340), giving the protein MKSSAIALRSIPEQLGQVYLKFDLGAKVPVVVPMNYVREAISRSLQQLTPMPDMPPYVLGLMHRQAQVMWAIDLAQLLEVGSINAHLAEQDFIILRVGSTSFAIAVHQIHGSTWLSAEEIQPSLSHAAGRFSHYLSGCVLKKQEVMFVLDAEAIVQSPNFQRTESF; this is encoded by the coding sequence ATGAAAAGTTCCGCGATCGCACTCCGATCGATTCCCGAACAGTTAGGACAGGTTTATCTCAAGTTCGATTTGGGTGCAAAGGTTCCAGTCGTTGTGCCGATGAACTATGTCCGAGAAGCCATTTCTCGATCGCTGCAACAGTTGACCCCAATGCCAGACATGCCTCCGTATGTATTGGGATTGATGCACCGACAAGCTCAAGTGATGTGGGCGATCGATCTAGCGCAGTTGTTAGAGGTGGGCAGCATCAACGCTCATTTAGCTGAGCAAGACTTCATTATTCTGCGAGTGGGTTCAACTTCGTTTGCGATCGCAGTTCATCAAATCCACGGTTCGACCTGGCTTTCCGCCGAAGAAATCCAACCTTCGCTCAGTCATGCCGCCGGACGATTTTCGCATTATCTCAGTGGATGTGTGCTGAAAAAACAAGAGGTCATGTTTGTACTTGATGCAGAAGCGATCGTACAGTCTCCAAACTTTCAGCGTACCGAATCTTTCTAA
- a CDS encoding hypothetical protein (hypothetical protein MC7420_1537;~similar to AA sequence:cyanobase_aa:LBDG_50330), producing MLINTVLIVEDTPSERELLSYYLQEGGYVVIEAVSAKEALDKVAEHKPDVVVTDVVMPGMSGFALCRALKRHPITEDVPIIICTSKNQDIDRLWGMKQGADVYMTKPFTRDQLIRAVQSVGG from the coding sequence ATGCTGATAAATACAGTTTTGATTGTCGAAGATACCCCTTCGGAACGGGAACTTTTGAGCTATTACCTGCAAGAAGGGGGCTATGTTGTGATTGAGGCGGTCAGTGCAAAAGAAGCACTCGATAAAGTCGCTGAACATAAGCCTGATGTGGTGGTTACAGATGTGGTGATGCCTGGAATGAGTGGATTTGCCCTGTGTCGCGCCCTGAAGCGGCATCCGATTACAGAAGATGTTCCGATTATCATTTGCACGTCTAAGAACCAGGACATCGATCGACTTTGGGGGATGAAACAGGGAGCCGATGTGTACATGACCAAACCGTTTACTCGTGATCAGTTAATCCGAGCGGTTCAATCTGTGGGAGGTTAA